Proteins from one Gallus gallus isolate bGalGal1 chromosome 17, bGalGal1.mat.broiler.GRCg7b, whole genome shotgun sequence genomic window:
- the ORM1 gene encoding orosomucoid 1 (ovoglycoprotein) precursor, whose product MLAFLVPVLILAMGLVGAHGTESPTCAPLVPADMDNATVDRLLGHWVYIMGASQYPPHMAEMRELKYATFTLFPGSHEDEFNVTEIMRLNETCVVKNSSKIHVFRHNSTLTHEDGQVVSMAELIHSDKDLFILKHFKDNHVGLSLSARTAEVTKEQLEEFEAQLRCHGFKLEEAFITSPKDACPAAGEETGEGSAATAEPQLG is encoded by the exons ATGCTGGCCTTCCTTGTCCCCGTCCTCATCCTCGCCATGGGGTTGGTGGGTGCCCATGGCACCGAGTCCCCCACCTGCGCCCCTCTGGTCCCTGCCGACATGGACAACGCAACGGTGGACAGG CTGCTGGGGCACTGGGTGTACATCATGGGTGCCTCCCAGTACCCCCCGCACATGGCTGAGATGAGGGAGCTGAAGTACGCGACCTTCACCCTCTTCCCTGGCAGCCATGAGGATGAGTTCAATGTGACGGAAATCATGAGGCT GAATGAAACATGCGTGGTGAAGAACTCCAGTAAGATCCACGTCTTCCGGCACAACTCCACGCTGACGCACG AGGATGGACAGGTGGTGTCCATGGCCGAGCTGATCCACAGCGACAAGGACCTGTTCATCCTGAAGCACTTCAAGGATAACCACGTGGGCCTGAGCCTCTCGG CGCGGACGGCCGAGGTGAccaaggagcagctggaggaattTGAAGCCCAACTGCGCTGCCACGGCTTCAAGCTGGAGGAGGCGTTTATCACCTCCCCGAAG gatGCCTGTCCTGCAGCCGGCGAGGAGACGGGCGAAGGCAGCGCAGCCACCGCAGAGCCACAGTTGGGGTGa
- the LOC107052201 gene encoding alpha-1-acid glycoprotein, with translation MAPPGGSAVLILTALLSAAAAPHKPTALPSPANTTVPWPLGMWHFVAGAAQLPQHLLDLLLIDHGHLHVQPGGGQELLITQHVAVGDRCLSNNSTSIHLGANGTALLRHAQTQHILGTATKLGSEDTLLIQHHVQREETYSALYLYARNRTVSSEQQDELGRRAERLGLSRGAAVYAPWRKELCQPGEKERAEERKNGGARGAAPPSVPTGSPRQ, from the exons ATGGCACCGCCCGGCGGCTCCGCCGTCCTCATCCTCACCGCTCTGCTGTCTGCGGCGGCCGCTCCCCACAAACCCACAGCGCTTCCGAGCCCGGCCAACACAACAGTGCCGTGG CCGCTGGGGATGTGGCACTTCGTGGCCGGGGCCGcccagctgccccagcacctcctggacctgctgctcatcGACCACGGCCACCTGCACGTGCAGCCCGGCGGCGGGCAGGAGCTGCTCATCACCCAGCATGTGGCAGT GGGCGACCGATGCCTCTCCAACAACTCCACCTCCATCCACCTGGGCGCCAACGGCACGGCGCTGCTCAGGCACG CCCAGACGCAGCACATCCTGGGGACGGCGACAAAGCTCGGCTCTGAGGACACTCTGCTCATCCAGCACCACGTGCAGAGGGAGGAGACGTATTCAGCACTGTATCTCTATG CCCGCAATCGGACGgtgagcagtgagcagcaggacGAGTTGGGCCGGCGTGCAGagaggctggggctgagcagaggggctgcgGTGTACGCACCGTGGAGGAAG GAGCTGTGCCAGCcgggagagaaggaaagagcagaagaaaggaagaatggaGGGGCGCGAGGCGCAGCCCCGCCGAGCGTCCCAACGGGCAGCCCGCGGCAATAA